A window from Leguminivora glycinivorella isolate SPB_JAAS2020 chromosome 16, LegGlyc_1.1, whole genome shotgun sequence encodes these proteins:
- the LOC125234662 gene encoding lipase 3-like: MVQKILILAFFATCHGQLADVLFPRVANTVRQTAGSLTSNPVASRATNLAGGLLTDTFNIFTNVPITIARSLTGGDGFNGVPGLINDNNLAALSDNFLSEFNFGLRNEDCNLNCDQLIAKYGHSVETHEVLTEDGYILKMFRIPRDGPVVYLQHGLLGSADDYIVAGPDSGLAYLLAKEGYDVWLGNSRGCKHSRRHIEMSPSQGAFWDFSWHEVGYYDLPAMINYALNTTGQEKLKYVGHSQGTTAFWVMGSERPEYMEKIALMVALSPVAFMSHMKSPIIRFLAPTGGIIHAFAKTIGLYELAPDNNLMRVFRRIACGAGPLAEIMCTNLLFLVAGYNVEQLNVTNLPVIFSHAPSGASAKQFAHYGQGVISGQFRKFDYGSGENQARYGVSTPPDYDLSRVTAPVSLVYSDADWLCDARDVDKLYNRLPNAIDIHKVPSRNFNHLDFVFAKDVKSLIFERLSKLLAHF; encoded by the coding sequence ATGgtccaaaaaatattaattctCGCATTTTTCGCTACCTGCCATGGGCAGCTCGCGGACGTACTGTTCCCTCGCGTGGCCAACACCGTCCGGCAGACGGCGGGTTCCTTGACGAGTAACCCGGTGGCCAGCAGAGCTACCAACCTCGCTGGAGGCCTGCTCACCGACACCTTCAACATCTTCACGAACGTACCGATCACCATCGCGCGCTCGCTGACCGGCGGAGACGGTTTTAATGGCGTTCCCGGCCTCATTAACGACAACAACTTGGCAGCTTTAAGCGATAATTTCCTCTCCGAATTCAATTTTGGCCTACGCAACGAGGACTGCAATCTTAACTGCGACCAGCTTATCGCCAAATACGGCCATTCAGTTGAGACACACGAAGTCCTCACCGAAGATGGATATATATTGAAGATGTTCAGGATACCTAGAGATGGACCAGTCGTGTACCTTCAACATGGGTTGTTAGGAAGTGCCGATGACTATATAGTGGCCGGTCCGGACAGTGGACTAGCTTATCTCCTAGCAAAAGAGGGGTACGACGTCTGGTTGGGTAATTCGCGCGGCTGCAAGCATTCACGACGTCATATCGAGATGAGTCCCTCTCAAGGCGCTTTTTGGGACTTCTCTTGGCATGAAGTTGGCTACTACGACCTACCCGCCATGATCAACTACGCTCTAAATACTACAGGACAAGAAAAGCTGAAATACGTCGGCCACTCACAAGGGACCACTGCATTTTGGGTGATGGGATCAGAACGTCCCGAATACATGGAAAAGATTGCTTTAATGGTTGCGCTGTCACCAGTCGCATTTATGTCTCACATGAAGAGTCCGATCATAAGATTCTTAGCTCCCACGGGTGGTATAATTCACGCATTCGCAAAGACAATTGGTCTTTATGAATTAGCCCCAGATAATAATTTGATGAGAGTGTTCAGAAGAATAGCGTGCGGTGCGGGACCGTTAGCGGAAATCATGTGCACTAATCTTTTGTTCCTGGTGGCTGGTTACAATGTGGAACAGCTGAACGTGACGAACCTGCCTGTGATCTTCAGCCACGCGCCGTCCGGTGCGTCAGCGAAGCAGTTCGCGCATTACGGGCAAGGAGTGATCTCTGGGCAGTTCAGGAAGTTCGACTACGGGTCAGGGGAGAACCAGGCGCGGTACGGGGTGAGCACCCCGCCCGACTACGACTTGTCGCGCGTGACGGCACCCGTGTCGCTCGTGTACAGCGACGCCGACTGGCTGTGTGACGCGCGCGACGTCGACAAGCTGTACAACAGGTTGCCCAACGCCATCGACATACACAAAGTACCGTCGAGGAATTTCAACCATTTGGATTTTGTGTTCGCGAAGGATGTAAAGTCATTGATTTTTGAGAGACTGAGTAAATTGTTAGCGCATTTTTGA